TCCGGAGCGTCGGAAGCCGTCAAGAACGCGGAAACGGTCTGACCGGCGCCGGTGGACCCTAACCGCCGTTGAAGCCGCTGCACTCGGTGCGCTCGTTGCCCTGCGAGACGGTGTACTGGGCGTTCTCCACGTTCAGCATCTGGAACCCGCCGTCGGGTCCGATCGTGAAGGACCCGCCTGCGGCAGTCGGTGAGGACAGGAACGCGGGCCCCGGTGTGAAGCCGCCGCCGGACAGGTGCACCTTGCCGTTGTCGAAGACGCCGGAGATGGAGCAGGTGGCCGTGGGAGCGGCGGCCGCCGTGCCCCACGCGAGGGCGGCGGGCGCGGCGATGAACGCGCCGGCCACCACGGGGGTGAGCACCAGCAGACGTACGCGTCGGTTGAACATGCTTCCTCCCGAGAAAGCCAGGGGAAAAGCGGTGTGTCCGTCCTTTCCATCGTCCCCCGCCCGGCCCGGCGTGTCGATCGGGCGAAAGAGCCCGCGCCGCGCCGATGGTGCGGGTGGGTGGGACGCTGGGAGGAGGCCGGCCCGAACGGTGGGCCGTGCCGCGGAAGCGTGGAGGGCAACCCATGAAATGCGCATCGCGAAGTGGCGCGATCAAGGTCTCGTCCGTGCTGCTCGTGGCGGGCGCCATGGCCGGAGGCCTCCTGGCGGGCGCCGGCTTCGGCACGGCGGCAGCCGCGGACACCCTGGGAGTCGCCGCGGCGGCCCCGTGCAAGAGCGGTCAGGTGACTGCGGACAGCGCGCACCCGACCGGCTCCACCCAGGTATTGATCACCGTGACCAACCAGGGTTCGAAGGCGTGCGTACTGAACGGCTTCCCCACCGTGGCTGTCGCGGGCCAGGGCTCGCCGGACAAGAACAGGCCCCTTCAGGTCACCCGCCAGGGGGCGGCGCGGCCGGTGCAGCTGGCGCCCGGAGGCCATGCCGCGGCGCGGCTCACCTTCACACCGGTTCTGGGCGAGGCGGACGGCTACTGCACCTCCGGAGCCGATCCCACCGTCGCACCGTCGATGGTGGTGGGTGTCGCGGGCGCGAGGTACCAGCTGGCGCCGGACGACGGAGGCAACTTCGCACTGTGCGGCAACAGCGTCCGTGCCACGGCCTTCCGCGCGGCGGGTTCCTGACCCCGGCCGTTGCCGTGGGCGCAATGCGGCTGGTGACGGCAGGTTGATATAGCGTGCGCACGTCAAATTACGTACGATGCACACGCTCACGGGGGATTCCCATATGACCTATCCGCCTCAGCAGGGCCCCGGCCCGTACGGCCAGCCTGTCCCGAACGGACAGCAGCCGCAGGGGTACCCGCCCCAGCCGGGATACGGATATCCGCAGCAGCAGGCCCAGCCCCCTTACGGCGCGGTGCCCCAGCAGTACCCGCACCCCCAGCAGTACCCGCACCCCCAGCAGTACCCGCACCCGCAGCAGTTCGCGGCCCCGCCGGCGCCGCCGGCCCGGCGCGGAGGCATGGGGGTCATGAAGATCCTCAAGATCATCGCCGGCGTGGTCGTCGTCATCATGGTCGCGGTCGGCTACTTCGCGAGCCGCGACGACGCGGACAAGGCGAACGTCGGCGACTGCCTGACGAACAAGGGGAGCACGGTGACCCCCGACCTGCAGGTGGTGAAGTGCGGTGGAGCCAACGCCGAGTTCAAGGTGGTCAAGGTGATACCCGACACGCTCGACACGAACCAGTGCCAGGGCAAGTCGGACATCGGCTACCAGGAGCAGATGAGGGGCTCCCGCCGCAGCTCGGGCAAGCAGTTCGTGCTCTGCATCGACGAGATCAAGAAGAGCTGACCGGGCCGCCCCGGCCGCCCTCCACGCAGCCGCCCCGGAACCGGCAGGTTCCGCGGCGGCTGCGGCTGGTACTGCGGCTCTCGGGGGCGAAGGCCAGGGTGTACGCGCCCATGGCCCACTGGAGTTGGCCGGGTGTGGTACCCAGGCCGCGGACGGGGTGACCGCGAAGTGACCGCGGGCCGACCGCTGTCGGCGCGGGCGGCGGTCAGTACACGAGCTTGTACGTGACGTCCTTGGGGACCGGGGACGGCGCGGTGTGGGGATAGAACAGCCGCATGGTCGTGAAGCGCTGGATGTCGGGATGTCCGGGCCAGGGCTCCGGCTTGCTCAGGGTCACCGCGACCGGGTACGCGCGGAAACGGCCGGCCGCGCAATAGGGCTTGCAGTCGTTCACCATGTCGGTGCCGGTGGCCGTCGCCTTCCCAGCACCCCAGGTGTCCCAGTTCAGCCGGACGAGGCGGTTGTTTCCGTCGCCGCAGGCCAGCAGGTACTCCTCGGGACGTACCTGGGCCTGGGAGAAGCAGTCCACGACCACGACCGGTTCGGGATCCGGTTCCGGGGCGGCCCGGGTCTGAGCCGAGGCGGGTACGACGCCCGCCACGAGGGCCGCGGCCGCGCACAGCAGGGTGGCCGTCCGCACCTTGGCTCGGGGTGCAGGAGCGCGCTTGCCGTCTCCTGAAACGTCCACGGGACCTCCTCGGGTCGTCCGTCCGCCGTGGGTGCTGAACCCGTCCCCAGCTTCCCCCATCCGGGCGTACCCCGCACCCGCTGCGGGTCACGGGCGGTGACGAGGACCTCGGGACGGTGCTGCCCCTGGTGGACCGGTGGCGGCTGCCGGCCGAGGCCGAGCGGGGTGGCCACCGCGGAAGGTGAACGGTTCAGGAAACTCCGTACCACTGGCTGCCCCAGCCGGTGTTGACCGTGCTCGTGGACTGCTCGGCGAGATTCAGCGTGGCCGGCAGGGAGGTCTGGCCGGTCAGGACCGTGCTGTAGCGGAGGTTCGGCGGGGTCAGGCCCGCGTTGACCGAGATGCCGGCGCCCGTGGACTTGAGGGTGAGGGCGTTGGTGGCCCAGTTGCCGTTGAGGAGGAGGGCGACGAAGTACGTGCCGGGGGCGGCGGTGAACGGCTTGGCCAGCGGCAGCGGCTTGGCTATCGCGTCGGTCATCAGCTGCGGCGAGATGTCCGCGGTGGACGCGCGCAGGGCGCCGGTGGCGTCGTAGACGCCGAGGTAGGACTGGGAGAGCTGGGCGTTCGGGTCGATGCCGGCCAGCCCCAGCCAGACGTTGGACCAGGTGATCTGCTCGCGCAGCACGATCCGTACGAGGGTGATCCGTCCGCCCACTCCGGCGGCGGACTGGGCGGTGACGTGCCCCGCGTCGTTGGGGTCGCCGGTCCAGGCCAGGAGGTTCTGGTCCTGGGGCCGGGGGCCCTCGTACCCGGAACCGTTGCCCGGCGCGGCGGGAGCAGGAGCGGTGGCGACCGCGCCGCTCGGCTTCCCCTTCGGGCTCCCACCGGAGGAGGTGCAGCCGGTCAGGACGAGCAACGCCGCGAGTGCGGCGGCGATGCCGGCCGGGACGGTGGTGGTACGGGTGCGCATGGTCCCCCCATGAGGTGCGGATGTGCCAAAGGGGCCATGGTCACACGGGACCTCGCCCGCTCCCCGCGCGAGGTCCCGTAGCGTAGTCGGCGTGCTGTTCGACGCGCGGCGCCGTCACGTGATCCCGGAGGTGGTCCCCGAGGCGCTGCCCGCTGACCTTCTCGACCAGCATGCCGAGCAGGATGGTGCCCGCACACTGGGCGGCCGACAGCAGGGCTGCCGCCTCGCGACCTTCCCCAAGGCCGTCTCTTCCTAGCTCCGTTGCCAGTGGGTGCACGAGTGCGCGGTGGGGGCCGCCTCGCCGGTCCGGGTGGTGGGGCACGGGACCGGCACGTCACTCGGGGACGGGGCGCGTTCCCACCGCTTCGGCTCCGGCGTGGGGCTCGTCGAGTCGTCGAGGTACAGCGTGTACGCGCCGCCGGCCAGTACGACGGCGACCCAGCCCGCCACCACCCAGCGCCAGACCCTTCGCGGCACGGACGCCCCTTTGTCGCGGCCGGACATTTTGTTACGGCGCGATCGGGAGCCGGCGCTTGTGCTCGGTCTGCCGGTAGCGGCGGACGATCGTGTCGAAGGCGCGCTCGTCGACCGGCTTGCCCTCCAGGAAGTCGTCGATGTCGTCGTACGTGACACCCAGGGCGTCCTCGTCGGCCTTGCCCGGGTCCAAGGTCTCCAGGTCCGCCGTGGGGGTCTTCCAGACCAGCTCCGCGGGGGCGCCCAGGACGTCGGCCACGGCGCGTACCCGGCGCTTGGTCAGGCCGGTCAGGGGGACCAGGT
The Streptomyces sp. NBC_01296 DNA segment above includes these coding regions:
- a CDS encoding DUF4232 domain-containing protein; amino-acid sequence: MKCASRSGAIKVSSVLLVAGAMAGGLLAGAGFGTAAAADTLGVAAAAPCKSGQVTADSAHPTGSTQVLITVTNQGSKACVLNGFPTVAVAGQGSPDKNRPLQVTRQGAARPVQLAPGGHAAARLTFTPVLGEADGYCTSGADPTVAPSMVVGVAGARYQLAPDDGGNFALCGNSVRATAFRAAGS
- a CDS encoding LppU/SCO3897 family protein, which produces MTYPPQQGPGPYGQPVPNGQQPQGYPPQPGYGYPQQQAQPPYGAVPQQYPHPQQYPHPQQYPHPQQFAAPPAPPARRGGMGVMKILKIIAGVVVVIMVAVGYFASRDDADKANVGDCLTNKGSTVTPDLQVVKCGGANAEFKVVKVIPDTLDTNQCQGKSDIGYQEQMRGSRRSSGKQFVLCIDEIKKS